GTCGGGCGGTTTTTCTTCGTGGCCGATCCGGACGGGTACCAGATCGAGGTGCTCGAACGCAGCGGACGCTTTCAATAGGCGCGGCGGGGAGGCCGCGCATCATTTCTGGGAGGAAAACATGATCGAGACCAAAGGGCCCAAGGGCCTGACACGACGGGCGCTTTTGTCCCGTGCCACGGCGGCGGGCGCAAGCTTCGTGGTCGGCGCGGGGTTTGTCGCCGGGCGCGACGCGGCCTGGGCGGCCGAAACCGTCGCGCTGAAACCAGAAACCTTCGCCACGCTGGTGCAGATGGCACGGGATATCTATCCGCACGACCACGTGGGCGACAAGTTCTACGCCGCCGCGGTCAAGGGCTATGACACCGACGACGACGCCGGGACCATCGAGAACGGCATTGCCGACCTGAATGCCGCCGCGCGCAACGCAGGCTATGACAGCTACCTCGCCATAGGCTGGGAGCGCGACCGCGTCGACATCCTGCGCGGCATGGAAAACAGCCCGTTCTTCCAGCAGATCCGCGGCGGTCTCGTCACCGGGCTTTATAACCAGAAAGAGGTCTGGCCTCTGTTCGGGTATGAAGGCGAGAGTTTCACCAAGGGTGGCTATCTCGCAAACGGTTTCGACGACATCGATTGGGTCTGAGGGAGGAGACGAACATGGCAACGACGTTCGATCTGAACGACGACTCTGTCGTCGTGGTTATCGGCACCGGCGCGGGGGGCGGAACGCTCGCCAATGAGCTGGCGCAAAAAGGTGTGAAAGTGGTCTCGCTGGAGGCGGGCGCGTTCCACGAACCGCAGGACTTCCTGCAGGATGAGTGGGCGAGCTTTGGCCAGTTGGCCTGGCTGGATGCGCGCACGACCTCCGGCGACTGGCGGGTCAGCCGGGATTTCTCCGGGTTGCCCGCATGGATCGTGAAATCCGTCGGCGGCTCTGCGGTGCACTGGGCGGGCGCGAGCCTGCGGTTCCAGGAGCATGAATGGAAGGCGCGCACGACCTATGGCAACGTGCCCGGCGCGTCCCTGCTGGACTGGCCGATCGATGCCTCGGAGATGGATCCGTGGTACACCGCGGCCGAAGACAAGATGCACGTCACCCGCACCGGGGATCGGCCCGGCCTGCCCGGCAACAACAACTACAAGGTGTTCGAAGCGGGCGCCAAGGCGCTCGGCTACAAGGACGTGCACACCGGCCGGATGGCCATCAAGAGTTCAACCAACGCGGACGGCACCCCGTGCCAGCAGATGGGCTTCTGTTTCCAGGGCTGCAAGGTCGCGGCCAAGTGGTCGCCCAGCTATGACGAAATCCCGCGCGCACTGGATACCGGCAATTACGAACTGCGCACCCAGGCCCATGTTCTGAAGATCGAGCATGACGACACGGGCAAGGTCACCGGCGTGCTCTACGCGGATGCGGACGGCAACCAGCATTTGCAAAAGGCGCGCGTGGTGGCCGTGGCGGGCAACTCGATCGAAAGCCCACGGCTCCTGCTGAACTCCGCCTCGTCCATGTTCCCCGATGGGTTGGCGAACTCGTCTGGCCAGGTCGGGCGCAACTATATGCGCCACATGACGGCCTCGGTCTATGCGACCTTCGACAAACCGGTGAAGATGTGGCGCGGCACGACCATGGCCGGGATCATCACCGACGAGGCCCGGCACGACCCGTCCCGCGGCTTTGTCGGCGGCTACGAGATGGAGACGCTCAGCCTCGGCCTGCCCTTCATGGCCGCCTTCCTCGACCCCGGCGCCTGGGGGCGGGAATTCACCTCCGCGCTCGATGCCTATGAGAACATGGCGGGCATGTGGCTCGTGGGCGAGGACATGCCCCAGGAGACCAACCGGGTCACGCTCAATACCGATGTTCTGGACCAGTACGGGCTGCCGGCACCGAACGTGCATTTCGACGACCACCCCAACGATATCGCCATGCGCAACCACGCCTGGCAACAGGGGCAGGCGATCTA
The Dinoroseobacter shibae DFL 12 = DSM 16493 genome window above contains:
- a CDS encoding GMC family oxidoreductase; translated protein: MATTFDLNDDSVVVVIGTGAGGGTLANELAQKGVKVVSLEAGAFHEPQDFLQDEWASFGQLAWLDARTTSGDWRVSRDFSGLPAWIVKSVGGSAVHWAGASLRFQEHEWKARTTYGNVPGASLLDWPIDASEMDPWYTAAEDKMHVTRTGDRPGLPGNNNYKVFEAGAKALGYKDVHTGRMAIKSSTNADGTPCQQMGFCFQGCKVAAKWSPSYDEIPRALDTGNYELRTQAHVLKIEHDDTGKVTGVLYADADGNQHLQKARVVAVAGNSIESPRLLLNSASSMFPDGLANSSGQVGRNYMRHMTASVYATFDKPVKMWRGTTMAGIITDEARHDPSRGFVGGYEMETLSLGLPFMAAFLDPGAWGREFTSALDAYENMAGMWLVGEDMPQETNRVTLNTDVLDQYGLPAPNVHFDDHPNDIAMRNHAWQQGQAIYEAVGATRTFPTPPYPSTHNLGTNRMSENARDGVVNKWGQTHDIPNLFISDGSQFTTGAAENPTLTIVALAMRQADHIAREMTAQNL